A window of Tripterygium wilfordii isolate XIE 37 chromosome 7, ASM1340144v1, whole genome shotgun sequence contains these coding sequences:
- the LOC120002839 gene encoding uncharacterized protein LOC120002839 isoform X3, translating to MDNGHDGRLADKLTGLSINDGDNRISSPSSNKSNNDNLFQVMKVVEAAEDTIKQQVEENNQLRVELCKKIQELEKYKLDESMAQRVRPDYPKNVHVRGPYEVHQSVHSAGNQKDGLKNVGNTSTVDSSGTLVVQQDSKPSREDFIIKSHVGNNADSSKMKGTFRALTGGQTAVDDTGVSQFSSLSTTSFSPSRCQIEGELEPRFNFSGHVLMPMSNHASHWKQDLALKIREHEEEIIQLCKQLADYSIKEAQICNEKIFLEKRIVYMRLAFDQQQQDLVDAASKALSYRQDIIEGNIRLTYTLQAAQQERSTFESSLLPLLADYSLQPPVPDAQSIVSNVKVLFKHLQEKLIVTESKLKESQYQLAPWRADVNHSNFAPQSPPSSIGVALTTNKNGLELVPQPTYSQGKMSINSNGQTATDWDLSGYRQYGLGGNVAKNLGSDDVGRYSPLASRNFAAHDIPAQFAVTHQDGHSHYVEEAINKQVTLHDPISSGEMDDPTGEGHQKEREPSGNWGSRNPTYTTTLDDPCSSYSPYLPPVLEEPSSSFSEAADDDPLPAIEGLQISGEAFPGQELQASGYSMNGTSSCNFEWVRHLEDGSVNYIDGAKQPNYLVTADDVDTYLAIEVQPLDDRKRKCKRYDCSHLEIIYHKG from the exons ATGGATAACGGTCACGACGGCAGATTGGCTGATAAATTGACGGGATTGTCGATTAACGATGGTGACAATAGAATCAGTTCTCCATCCTCCAACAAAAGCAACAACGATAACTTGTTTCAGGTGATGAAAGTCGTCGAGGCTGCCGAAGACACCATCAAACAACAG GTGGAAGAGAATAACCAATTGAGAGTCgaactttgcaagaaaattCAGGAACTGGAAAAATAT AAATTGGATGAATCAATGGCCCAAAGAGTTCGTCCAGATTATCCAAAAAATGTGCATGTCCGTGGACCTTATGAAGTTCATCAGTCAGTTCACTCTGCAGGGAATCAAAAGGACGGGCTTAAGAATGTAGGCAATACTTCAACAGTTGATTCATCAGGCACACTGGTGGTCCAACAAGATTCAAAGCCTAGTAGAGAGGATTTTATCATAAAAAGTCATGTTGGAAACAATGCTGATAGCAGCAAAATGAAAGGGACGTTTAGGGCACTTACTGGTGGTCAGACAGCTGTAGATGATACCGGTGTATCTCAGTTTTCTTCACTGTCTACTACATCCTTCTCCCCTAGCAG GTGCCAAATAGAAGGAGAACTTGAGCCACGGTTTAATTTTTCTGGACATGTGCTGATGCCTATGAGTAACCATGCCAGCCACTGGAAGCAG GATCTTGCTCTCAAAATTCGGGAGCATGAAGAGGAAATTATACAGTTATGTAAACAGCTTGCTGACTATTCTATCAAG GAAGCGCAAATATGCAATGAGAAAATATTTTTGGAAAAGCGTATTGTCTACATGCGTCTG GCCTTTGATCAACAGCAACAGGACCTTGTTGATGCTGCATCAAAAGCTCTTTCATATAGACAAGACATAATCGAGGGAAATATACGCCTCACATATACATTGCAG GCTGCACAGCAAGAAAGATCAACATTTGAGTCTTCATTGCTGCCTCTTCTTGCAGACTATTCTCTACAACCACCAGTTCCTGATGCCCAGTCAATTGTTAGCAATGTAAAG GTCCTATTTAAACATCTGCAAGAGAAGCTTATAGTTACGGAG TCAAAGCTAAAGGAGTCTCAGTATCAATTGGCACCCTGGCGTGCGGATGTGAATCACTCAAATTTTGCTCCACAGTCACCACCAAGTTCTATCGGCGTAGCATTGACAACA AACAAAAATGGGCTTGAACTGGTACCCCAGCCAACCTATTCTCAAGGGAAGATGTCAATTAATTCTAATGGTCAGACAGCCACAGATTGGGATCTATCTGGTTACCGTCAATATGGTTTGGGTGGAAATGTTGCAAAAAACCTGGGATCGGATGATGTTGGGAGATATTCTCCCCTTGCAAGCAG AAATTTCGCAGCCCATGATATACCTGCACAGTTTGCTGTTACTCATCAGGATGGTCATTCACATTATGTTGAAGAAGCCATCAATAAACAAGTAACCCTTCATGACCCGATTAGCAGCGGTGAGATGGATGATCCTACTGGGGAGGGACACCAGAAAGAAAGAGAACCTTCGGGCAATTGGGGTTCTCGAAATCCTACATACACAACCACTCTTGATGATCCCTGCTCCTCATATTCTCCTTACCTCCCTCCTGTTCTTGAAGAGCCATCCTCTTCATTTTCTGAGG CTGCTGATGATGATCCGTTACCTGCAATAGAGGGCCTACAGATTTCTGGTGAAGCTTTCCCAGGGCAGGAACTCCAGGCAAGCGGATATTCTATGAATGGAACAAGCAGTTGTAATTTTGAG TGGGTACGTCATTTGGAAGATGGATCTGTTAATTACATTGATG GAGCAAAGCAACCAAACTATCTTGTTACTGCTGACGACGTTGATACATATTTGGCTATTGAAGTCCAGCCTCTGGATGACAGGAAACGCAAG TGCAAGAGATACGATTGTTCTCACCTTGAGATTATTTATCATAAGG GCTag
- the LOC120002839 gene encoding uncharacterized protein LOC120002839 isoform X1 — MDNGHDGRLADKLTGLSINDGDNRISSPSSNKSNNDNLFQVMKVVEAAEDTIKQQVEENNQLRVELCKKIQELEKYKLDESMAQRVRPDYPKNVHVRGPYEVHQSVHSAGNQKDGLKNVGNTSTVDSSGTLVVQQDSKPSREDFIIKSHVGNNADSSKMKGTFRALTGGQTAVDDTGVSQFSSLSTTSFSPSRCQIEGELEPRFNFSGHVLMPMSNHASHWKQDLALKIREHEEEIIQLCKQLADYSIKEAQICNEKIFLEKRIVYMRLAFDQQQQDLVDAASKALSYRQDIIEGNIRLTYTLQAAQQERSTFESSLLPLLADYSLQPPVPDAQSIVSNVKVLFKHLQEKLIVTESKLKESQYQLAPWRADVNHSNFAPQSPPSSIGVALTTNKNGLELVPQPTYSQGKMSINSNGQTATDWDLSGYRQYGLGGNVAKNLGSDDVGRYSPLASRNFAAHDIPAQFAVTHQDGHSHYVEEAINKQVTLHDPISSGEMDDPTGEGHQKEREPSGNWGSRNPTYTTTLDDPCSSYSPYLPPVLEEPSSSFSEAADDDPLPAIEGLQISGEAFPGQELQASGYSMNGTSSCNFEWEQSNQTILLLLTTLIHIWLLKSSLWMTGNASARDTIVLTLRLFIIRASERKKGKKRGLFFNK; from the exons ATGGATAACGGTCACGACGGCAGATTGGCTGATAAATTGACGGGATTGTCGATTAACGATGGTGACAATAGAATCAGTTCTCCATCCTCCAACAAAAGCAACAACGATAACTTGTTTCAGGTGATGAAAGTCGTCGAGGCTGCCGAAGACACCATCAAACAACAG GTGGAAGAGAATAACCAATTGAGAGTCgaactttgcaagaaaattCAGGAACTGGAAAAATAT AAATTGGATGAATCAATGGCCCAAAGAGTTCGTCCAGATTATCCAAAAAATGTGCATGTCCGTGGACCTTATGAAGTTCATCAGTCAGTTCACTCTGCAGGGAATCAAAAGGACGGGCTTAAGAATGTAGGCAATACTTCAACAGTTGATTCATCAGGCACACTGGTGGTCCAACAAGATTCAAAGCCTAGTAGAGAGGATTTTATCATAAAAAGTCATGTTGGAAACAATGCTGATAGCAGCAAAATGAAAGGGACGTTTAGGGCACTTACTGGTGGTCAGACAGCTGTAGATGATACCGGTGTATCTCAGTTTTCTTCACTGTCTACTACATCCTTCTCCCCTAGCAG GTGCCAAATAGAAGGAGAACTTGAGCCACGGTTTAATTTTTCTGGACATGTGCTGATGCCTATGAGTAACCATGCCAGCCACTGGAAGCAG GATCTTGCTCTCAAAATTCGGGAGCATGAAGAGGAAATTATACAGTTATGTAAACAGCTTGCTGACTATTCTATCAAG GAAGCGCAAATATGCAATGAGAAAATATTTTTGGAAAAGCGTATTGTCTACATGCGTCTG GCCTTTGATCAACAGCAACAGGACCTTGTTGATGCTGCATCAAAAGCTCTTTCATATAGACAAGACATAATCGAGGGAAATATACGCCTCACATATACATTGCAG GCTGCACAGCAAGAAAGATCAACATTTGAGTCTTCATTGCTGCCTCTTCTTGCAGACTATTCTCTACAACCACCAGTTCCTGATGCCCAGTCAATTGTTAGCAATGTAAAG GTCCTATTTAAACATCTGCAAGAGAAGCTTATAGTTACGGAG TCAAAGCTAAAGGAGTCTCAGTATCAATTGGCACCCTGGCGTGCGGATGTGAATCACTCAAATTTTGCTCCACAGTCACCACCAAGTTCTATCGGCGTAGCATTGACAACA AACAAAAATGGGCTTGAACTGGTACCCCAGCCAACCTATTCTCAAGGGAAGATGTCAATTAATTCTAATGGTCAGACAGCCACAGATTGGGATCTATCTGGTTACCGTCAATATGGTTTGGGTGGAAATGTTGCAAAAAACCTGGGATCGGATGATGTTGGGAGATATTCTCCCCTTGCAAGCAG AAATTTCGCAGCCCATGATATACCTGCACAGTTTGCTGTTACTCATCAGGATGGTCATTCACATTATGTTGAAGAAGCCATCAATAAACAAGTAACCCTTCATGACCCGATTAGCAGCGGTGAGATGGATGATCCTACTGGGGAGGGACACCAGAAAGAAAGAGAACCTTCGGGCAATTGGGGTTCTCGAAATCCTACATACACAACCACTCTTGATGATCCCTGCTCCTCATATTCTCCTTACCTCCCTCCTGTTCTTGAAGAGCCATCCTCTTCATTTTCTGAGG CTGCTGATGATGATCCGTTACCTGCAATAGAGGGCCTACAGATTTCTGGTGAAGCTTTCCCAGGGCAGGAACTCCAGGCAAGCGGATATTCTATGAATGGAACAAGCAGTTGTAATTTTGAG TGG GAGCAAAGCAACCAAACTATCTTGTTACTGCTGACGACGTTGATACATATTTGGCTATTGAAGTCCAGCCTCTGGATGACAGGAAACGCAAG TGCAAGAGATACGATTGTTCTCACCTTGAGATTATTTATCATAAGG GCTagtgagagaaagaaaggaaagaagagaggcTTATTCTTTAACAAGTAA
- the LOC120002839 gene encoding uncharacterized protein LOC120002839 isoform X2 — protein MDNGHDGRLADKLTGLSINDGDNRISSPSSNKSNNDNLFQVMKVVEAAEDTIKQQVEENNQLRVELCKKIQELEKYKLDESMAQRVRPDYPKNVHVRGPYEVHQSVHSAGNQKDGLKNVGNTSTVDSSGTLVVQQDSKPSREDFIIKSHVGNNADSSKMKGTFRALTGGQTAVDDTGVSQFSSLSTTSFSPSRCQIEGELEPRFNFSGHVLMPMSNHASHWKQDLALKIREHEEEIIQLCKQLADYSIKEAQICNEKIFLEKRIVYMRLAFDQQQQDLVDAASKALSYRQDIIEGNIRLTYTLQAAQQERSTFESSLLPLLADYSLQPPVPDAQSIVSNVKVLFKHLQEKLIVTESKLKESQYQLAPWRADVNHSNFAPQSPPSSIGVALTTNKNGLELVPQPTYSQGKMSINSNGQTATDWDLSGYRQYGLGGNVAKNLGSDDVGRYSPLASRNFAAHDIPAQFAVTHQDGHSHYVEEAINKQVTLHDPISSGEMDDPTGEGHQKEREPSGNWGSRNPTYTTTLDDPCSSYSPYLPPVLEEPSSSFSEAADDDPLPAIEGLQISGEAFPGQELQASGYSMNGTSSCNFEEQSNQTILLLLTTLIHIWLLKSSLWMTGNASARDTIVLTLRLFIIRASERKKGKKRGLFFNK, from the exons ATGGATAACGGTCACGACGGCAGATTGGCTGATAAATTGACGGGATTGTCGATTAACGATGGTGACAATAGAATCAGTTCTCCATCCTCCAACAAAAGCAACAACGATAACTTGTTTCAGGTGATGAAAGTCGTCGAGGCTGCCGAAGACACCATCAAACAACAG GTGGAAGAGAATAACCAATTGAGAGTCgaactttgcaagaaaattCAGGAACTGGAAAAATAT AAATTGGATGAATCAATGGCCCAAAGAGTTCGTCCAGATTATCCAAAAAATGTGCATGTCCGTGGACCTTATGAAGTTCATCAGTCAGTTCACTCTGCAGGGAATCAAAAGGACGGGCTTAAGAATGTAGGCAATACTTCAACAGTTGATTCATCAGGCACACTGGTGGTCCAACAAGATTCAAAGCCTAGTAGAGAGGATTTTATCATAAAAAGTCATGTTGGAAACAATGCTGATAGCAGCAAAATGAAAGGGACGTTTAGGGCACTTACTGGTGGTCAGACAGCTGTAGATGATACCGGTGTATCTCAGTTTTCTTCACTGTCTACTACATCCTTCTCCCCTAGCAG GTGCCAAATAGAAGGAGAACTTGAGCCACGGTTTAATTTTTCTGGACATGTGCTGATGCCTATGAGTAACCATGCCAGCCACTGGAAGCAG GATCTTGCTCTCAAAATTCGGGAGCATGAAGAGGAAATTATACAGTTATGTAAACAGCTTGCTGACTATTCTATCAAG GAAGCGCAAATATGCAATGAGAAAATATTTTTGGAAAAGCGTATTGTCTACATGCGTCTG GCCTTTGATCAACAGCAACAGGACCTTGTTGATGCTGCATCAAAAGCTCTTTCATATAGACAAGACATAATCGAGGGAAATATACGCCTCACATATACATTGCAG GCTGCACAGCAAGAAAGATCAACATTTGAGTCTTCATTGCTGCCTCTTCTTGCAGACTATTCTCTACAACCACCAGTTCCTGATGCCCAGTCAATTGTTAGCAATGTAAAG GTCCTATTTAAACATCTGCAAGAGAAGCTTATAGTTACGGAG TCAAAGCTAAAGGAGTCTCAGTATCAATTGGCACCCTGGCGTGCGGATGTGAATCACTCAAATTTTGCTCCACAGTCACCACCAAGTTCTATCGGCGTAGCATTGACAACA AACAAAAATGGGCTTGAACTGGTACCCCAGCCAACCTATTCTCAAGGGAAGATGTCAATTAATTCTAATGGTCAGACAGCCACAGATTGGGATCTATCTGGTTACCGTCAATATGGTTTGGGTGGAAATGTTGCAAAAAACCTGGGATCGGATGATGTTGGGAGATATTCTCCCCTTGCAAGCAG AAATTTCGCAGCCCATGATATACCTGCACAGTTTGCTGTTACTCATCAGGATGGTCATTCACATTATGTTGAAGAAGCCATCAATAAACAAGTAACCCTTCATGACCCGATTAGCAGCGGTGAGATGGATGATCCTACTGGGGAGGGACACCAGAAAGAAAGAGAACCTTCGGGCAATTGGGGTTCTCGAAATCCTACATACACAACCACTCTTGATGATCCCTGCTCCTCATATTCTCCTTACCTCCCTCCTGTTCTTGAAGAGCCATCCTCTTCATTTTCTGAGG CTGCTGATGATGATCCGTTACCTGCAATAGAGGGCCTACAGATTTCTGGTGAAGCTTTCCCAGGGCAGGAACTCCAGGCAAGCGGATATTCTATGAATGGAACAAGCAGTTGTAATTTTGAG GAGCAAAGCAACCAAACTATCTTGTTACTGCTGACGACGTTGATACATATTTGGCTATTGAAGTCCAGCCTCTGGATGACAGGAAACGCAAG TGCAAGAGATACGATTGTTCTCACCTTGAGATTATTTATCATAAGG GCTagtgagagaaagaaaggaaagaagagaggcTTATTCTTTAACAAGTAA
- the LOC120002489 gene encoding serine carboxypeptidase-like 49, whose product ILRISSTTIFIFLFLFLFESIVISSLGYARDTNHSIPSTTTTTSSKKQEEKLARSINLFLEDEVSIFKDNSSVDIPILVEKEFRFPFLPASDPLIENVTRYVGYLSIPHTTDARMFYYFFRSRNSKDDPIVIWLIGGPGGNSVISIFTGNGPFRIEKDNSNNLYLKWHDYGWDMISNIIYVDQPIGTGLSYTSNNNNIRHDQIGISNDLYNFLREFFKLYPDFVKNDFFITGQSYAGHYAPALASRIQEGNRRNEGIHINLKGFAVGNGLTDFKIQYPSIPDYIWSENLFTLEQYKQIKQLNPQCESDIETCRAYCLWHSITSFFNVYYLYMLCYIC is encoded by the exons ATACTCCGAATTAGCTCAACtactattttcatttttctttttctttttctttttgaatccATCGTCATATCATCTCTTGGGTATGCCAGAGATACCAATCACTCTATTccttcaacaacaacaaccacTTCAtccaaaaaacaagaagaaaagctAGCAAGATCAATTAACTTGTTTCTCGAAGATGAGGTTAGTATCTTCAAGGATAACTCTTCAGTTGATATTCCAATCCTTGTTGAGAAGGAATTTAGGTTTCCTTTTCTTCCTGCTTCGGACCCTTTAATTGAAAACGTTACTCGTTATGTTGGTTACTTAAGTATTCCGCATACTACGGATGCAAG gATGTTCTACTACTTCTTTCGATCACGAAATAGTAAAGATGATCCAATTGTGATATGGTTGATCGGAGGGCCAGGAGGCAATAGTGTCATTTCAATATTTACCGGAAATGGTCCTTTTCGTATTGAAAAGGACAACTCAAATAACCTCTACCTAAAATGGCATGATTATGGTTGGGATATG ATATCAAACattatatatgttgatcaaCCTATCGGAACAGGTttaagttatacttctaacaataataatataagaCACGATCAAATTGGTATAAGCAatgatttgtataattttttgCGG GAATTCTTTAAACTATATCCTGATTTTgttaaaaatgattttttcataaCTGGACAATCTTATGCCGGCCACTATGCTCCTGCTTTGGCTTCTAGAATACAGGAAGGGAATAGAAGAAATGAGGGAATTCATATAAATCTTAAG ggaTTCGCCGTTGGTAATGGACTTACAGATTTTAAAATTCAATACCCATCAATACCAGATTATATTTGGTCTGAGAATCTATTTACACTCGAGCAGTACAAGCAAATAAAGCAATTGAATCCACAATGTGAATCAGATATAGAAACTTGTCGTGCCTATTGTCTTTGGCATTCAATTACTTCTTTTTTCAATGTATATTATTTGTACATGTTATGTTACATTTGTTAG